In Phoenix dactylifera cultivar Barhee BC4 chromosome 11, palm_55x_up_171113_PBpolish2nd_filt_p, whole genome shotgun sequence, the following are encoded in one genomic region:
- the LOC103706344 gene encoding protein indeterminate-domain 7-like has translation MFPLATMSNSTSISEEASVSSETRAHDFNKSLSSPLTPISPPHYQQQQQEPQPKSQKKRSQPGNPDPDAEVIALSPKTLMATNRFVCEICNKGFQRDQNLQLHRRGHNLPWKLRRRSSKEGMRKRVYVCPEPTCVHHHPSRALGDLTGIKKHYSRKHGEKKWKCDRCSKTYAVHSDWKAHVKTCGTREHRCDCGTLFSRKDSFITHRAFCEALAEENARLIAASGPHAAAAANMTVTTITPPLLHHHLFLPFSSCYSLPNPNPNPSPYQLKPEDSLPSLHPYLHHLHTTTTTSSSSSPHMSATVLLQRASTMGPITTTSSATTSAAGGCQTGSSMFDAGDPSAWQRSDSLTRDFLGAVAGETGEEELLSFNGALGLDMVTAASRGRIDRPKRFAGFPPATDTWGDC, from the exons ATGTTCCCATTAGCCACCATGTCCAACTCCACTTCCATCTCTGAAGAAGCCAGTGTTTCTTCGGAGACAAGAGCCCATGACTTCAATAAAAGCTTGAGCTCTCCGTTGACACCCATATCTCCCCCCCACTACCAACAACAGCAACAAGAGCCACAACCGAAGTCTCAGAAGAAGAGAAGCCAGCCTGGGAACCCAG ACCCAGATGCTGAAGTGATTGCTTTGTCCCCAAAGACCTTGATGGCTACCAATAGATTTGTGTGTGAGATATGTAACAAGGGTTTCCAGAGGGATCAGAACCTCCAGCTCCACAGGAGGGGCCACAacctaccatggaagctgaggcGGAGAAGCAGCAAGGAGGGGATGAGGAAGAGGGTGTATGTGTGCCCAGAGCCAACCTGTGTCCACCACCACCCTTCCAGGGCCCTTGGGGACCTCACAGGGATCAAGAAGCACTACAGTAGGAAGCATGGTGAGAAGAAGTGGAAGTGTGACAGGTGCTCCAAGACATATGCTGTGCACTCTGACTGGAAGGCACATGTGAAGACCTGTGGGACAAGGGAGCATAGATGTGATTGTGGTACCCTCTTCTCTAG GAAGGATAGCTTCATCACCCATAGAGCCTTTTGTGAAGCCTTGGCAGAAGAGAATGCAAGACTCATTGCCGCCAGCGGTCCCCATGCCGCCGCCGCAGCCAACATGACTGTCACCACAATCACTCCTCCACTCCTCCACCATCAtctcttcctccccttctcctcttGCTACTCCCtcccaaaccctaaccctaaccctagtccTTATCAACTCAAGCCTGAAGACTCCCTTCCCTCCCTCCACCCTTACCTCCACCATCTccacaccaccaccaccacctcctcctcatcctccccTCACATGTCAGCCACTGTCCTCCTCCAACGAGCCTCCACCATGGGGCCCATAACCACCACCAGCTCCGCCACCACCTCTGCCGCCGGGGGCTGTCAGACGGGCAGTTCGATGTTCGACGCCGGGGATCCGTCCGCATGGCAGAGAAGCGACAGCCTGACGAGGGACTTCCTTGGTGCGGTGGCCGGCGAGACCGGCGAGGAGGAGCTGCTGTCCTTTAACGGAGCCCTCGGCCTGGATATGGTAACCGCCGCCTCCCGCGGCCGCATTGACCGCCCCAAGCGCTTCGCTGGGTTCCCCCCCGCCACCGACACGTGGGGTGACTGTTAA